In the Harmonia axyridis chromosome 3, icHarAxyr1.1, whole genome shotgun sequence genome, one interval contains:
- the LOC123676295 gene encoding A disintegrin and metalloproteinase with thrombospondin motifs 12 isoform X1, producing MQNVVIYWFYLLVVTSGKLLVDASFETSDEEISHDVPVKVTEDGSFLTTNLTSEKHEELVHYRVTLDDRYHLLEMKRNWNFISPSMIVERRKYDNFERKALNKLRPECFFQGKVKGRQDTSVALAACNGLVGLIRTVHGIYYIEPLHTFDENSIEKGHKHKITKRSTQPKYHKNKRRKKRRRLPKNCGTREKKKITRLHWETNNRTLTKGKMTVKRYKELFNRSRMIHKRIRKSISKPHYVEVLLVADTSMVLFHEEWDLTTYLLTIMNMVSSLYMDPTIGNMIHIVVVKIILIEDPLAEPDLKIVPNSDKTLKSFCQWQKKINPENDSHPHHHDVAVLVTRKDMCSSSNSGCNTLGVAQVGSICSREDNCNVNEDNGIILAHTIAHEIGHNLGMYHDSERIGCRAREDVQHIMTPSFQAEMVGTAWSYCSRRDLTNFLDRGRGHCLHDKPEEVVELGHPELPPGALYDANYQCRLQFSVEATACSPKDEICSRLWCQVNNTCTTKLLPAAPGTSCGKHKWCQNQKCVDIMDPPAPVDGGWGEWGAWSECSRTCGAGVSISERKCDHPVPSDGGDFCLGLRRRYKMCNTEPCSKRAPSFRSTQCSFFNNHTYEGKKYDWLPYFEMTEPCKLNCIDTNNTVIMPLGDYAQDGTPCKIGTRDTCISGVCQKVGCDWVVGSNATEDECGICEGDNSKCNIFKGTYTKQRASSGYREVVVIPAGATNIKIMETNYSDNFISVGSALHKRFYLNGKNHISLPGEYTIAGSVSLYEKTPAEKITIPGPIEEMIVVLAVFVGKAYNPGIYYQYSLFKPELIRDVQYNWSYTEWSQCSVTCGGGIQEKEPMCKEYIASSDQYVLDGIATPVDEFYCEPNEKPKKLTRTCNDWLCQTHWWVGPWQSCPVTCIDKKQPTRKRSVMCVDGQDVALPDNFCDRKIKPLEYGPCETISVCD from the exons ATGCAAAACGTGGTGATTTATTGGTTTTATCTTCTGGTGGTGACTTCTGGTAAGCTTTTGGTCGATGCTTCCTTCGAAACTTCAG ATGAAGAAATAAGCCATGACGTACCTGTAAAAGTGACTGAAGATGGATCTTTCCTCACAACCAATCTAACAAGTGAGAAACATGAGGAGTTGGTACATTACAGGGTCACCCTTGATGATCGCTATCACTTgttagaaatgaaaagaaattggAATTTCATAAGTCCATCAATGATTgtagaaagaaggaaatacGATAATTTTGAAAGGAAGGCATTGAACAAATTGCGACCAGAATGTTTTTTTCAGGGTAAAGTAAAAGGAAGACAAGATACATCTGTAGCTTTGGCAGCTTGTAATGGATTG gtAGGATTGATCAGAACCGTCCATGGTATATATTATATCGAACCACTTCATACTTTCGATGAAAATTCAATCGAAAAAGGACATAAACATAAGATCACCAAAAGATCTACCCAACCcaaatatcacaaaaataagagacgaaaaaaaagaagaaggttACCCAAGAATTGCGGTACCCgagagaaaaagaaaataacaag ATTACACTGGGAAACAAATAATAGAACACTGACCAAAGGAAAAATGACAGTCAAGAGATACAAGGAACTTTTCAACAGGAGTAGAATGATTCATAAAAGGATACGAAAATCGATCAGTAAACCTCATTATGTAGAAGTACTCTTAGTAGCAGACACCAGTATGGTTCTTTTTCACGAGGAATGGGATCTAACAACTTACCTCTTAACCATCATGAATATG GTTTCTTCCTTATATATGGACCCTACCATTGGCAACATGATTCACATAGTGGTGGTAAAAATCATCCTCATAGAAGATCCTTTAGCCGAGCCAGATCTAAAAATCGTGCCAAACAGTGATAAGACCCTGAAGAGCTTTTGCCAGTGGCAGAAAAAAATCAACCCTGAAAACGATTCTCACCCCCACCACCATGATGTTGCAGTTCTTGTGACCAGAAAGGACATGTGTTCTTCATCGAACAGTGGGTGCAATACTTTGGGTGTTGCTCAAGTTGGCAGTATATGCAGTAGAGAGGACAACTGCAATGTTAACGAGGATAATGGCATCATATTGGCACACACGATCGCACACGAGATCGGTCATAA TTTGGGTATGTATCATGATAGTGAAAGAATAGGATGCAGAGCTAGAGAAGATGTACAACACATCATGACACCAAGTTTTCAAGCAGAAATGGTTGGGACAGCTTGGTCATATTGCAGTCGGAGAGATTTGACGAACTTTCTTGA TAGAGGTAGAGGTCACTGCCTTCACGACAAACCAGAAGAAGTTGTTGAACTTGGACATCCGGAGCTACCTCCTGGTGCTTTGTATGATGCAAATTACCAGTGTAGACTCCAATTCTCAGTAGAAGCAACTGCGTGTTCTCCAAAAGATGAGATATGTTCTCGTTTGTGGTGTCAGGTGAACAATACTTGTACCACAAAGCTTCTACCAGCTGCTCCAGGAACAAGTTGTGGTAAGCACAAG TGGTGCCAAAACCAAAAATGCGTCGATATAATGGATCCTCCAGCACCTGTGGATGGAGGTTGGGGAGAATGGGGAGCTTGGAGCGAGTGTTCTAGAACTTGCGGAGCAGGTGTTTCGATATCCGAAAGAAAATGCGACCACCCTGTTCCTTCTGATGGTGGAGATTTCTGCTTGGGGTTGCGCAGAAGATACAAAATGTGCAATACCGAACCCTGTTCAAAACGTGCTCCCTCCTTCAGATCAACCCAGTGCTCGTTTTTCAATAACCACACATATGAGGGGAAGAAATATGATTGGCTTCCTTATTTTGAAATGA CTGAACCGTGCAAACTCAACTGCATAGATACGAATAATACAGTTATAATGCCTCTTGGAGATTATGCACAAGATGGTACTCCATGCAAAATAGGCACAAGGGACACTTGTATAAGTGGAGTTTGTCAG AAGGTGGGATGTGATTGGGTTGTCGGATCCAATGCAACAGAAGACGAATGTGGAATCTGCGAAGGAGATAATTCTAAATGCAATATTTTCAAAGGAACGTACACTAAACAGCGAGCTTCTTCAGGATATAGAGAAGTAGTGGTTATTCCTGCTGGAGCAACAAACATAAAAATCATGGAGACGAATTATTCCGACAATTTTATAAGTGTGGGTAGTGCCCTACATAAGAGGTTTTACCTCAATGGGAAAAA TCACATATCTTTACCTGGAGAATATACAATTGCAGGAAGTGTATCATTATATGAAAAAACACCAGCAGAAAAGATAACTATACCTGGCCCTATTGAAGAAATGATAGTTGTTCTA GCAGTCTTCGTAGGAAAAGCATACAACCCAGGCATCTACTACCAGTATTCACTTTTCAAACCAGAATTAATTAGGGATGTTCAATATAATTGGTCATACACAGAATGGTCTCAATGTTCTGTAACATGTGGAGGAGGTATTCAAGAAAAAGAACCTATGTGTAAGGAATACATCGCTTCCTCTGATCAATATGTATTAGACGGTATAGCCACACCAGTCGATGAATTCTACTGTGAACCAAATGAAAAGCCAAAAAAATTGACAAGAACATGTAATGATTGGCTGTGTCAGACACACTGGTGGGTTGGACCTTGGCAATCGTGTCCAGTTACTTGCATAGATAAA aaacaaccAACCCGTAAGAGGAGTGTAATGTGTGTGGATGGGCAAGATGTGGCACTTCCGGATAATTTTTGTGACAGGAAAATAAAACCTTTGGAATATGGACCTTGTGAAACCATTTCAGTTTgtgattga
- the LOC123676295 gene encoding A disintegrin and metalloproteinase with thrombospondin motifs 12 isoform X2, with amino-acid sequence MQNVVIYWFYLLVVTSGKLLVDASFETSDEEISHDVPVKVTEDGSFLTTNLTSEKHEELVHYRVTLDDRYHLLEMKRNWNFISPSMIVERRKYDNFERKALNKLRPECFFQGKVKGRQDTSVALAACNGLVGLIRTVHGIYYIEPLHTFDENSIEKGHKHKITKRSTQPKYHKNKRRKKRRRLPKNCGTREKKKITRLHWETNNRTLTKGKMTVKRYKELFNRSRMIHKRIRKSISKPHYVEVLLVADTSMVLFHEEWDLTTYLLTIMNMVSSLYMDPTIGNMIHIVVVKIILIEDPLAEPDLKIVPNSDKTLKSFCQWQKKINPENDSHPHHHDVAVLVTRKDMCSSSNSGCNTLGVAQVGSICSREDNCNVNEDNGIILAHTIAHEIGHNLGMYHDSERIGCRAREDVQHIMTPSFQAEMVGTAWSYCSRRDLTNFLEGRGHCLHDKPEEVVELGHPELPPGALYDANYQCRLQFSVEATACSPKDEICSRLWCQVNNTCTTKLLPAAPGTSCGKHKWCQNQKCVDIMDPPAPVDGGWGEWGAWSECSRTCGAGVSISERKCDHPVPSDGGDFCLGLRRRYKMCNTEPCSKRAPSFRSTQCSFFNNHTYEGKKYDWLPYFEMTEPCKLNCIDTNNTVIMPLGDYAQDGTPCKIGTRDTCISGVCQKVGCDWVVGSNATEDECGICEGDNSKCNIFKGTYTKQRASSGYREVVVIPAGATNIKIMETNYSDNFISVGSALHKRFYLNGKNHISLPGEYTIAGSVSLYEKTPAEKITIPGPIEEMIVVLAVFVGKAYNPGIYYQYSLFKPELIRDVQYNWSYTEWSQCSVTCGGGIQEKEPMCKEYIASSDQYVLDGIATPVDEFYCEPNEKPKKLTRTCNDWLCQTHWWVGPWQSCPVTCIDKKQPTRKRSVMCVDGQDVALPDNFCDRKIKPLEYGPCETISVCD; translated from the exons ATGCAAAACGTGGTGATTTATTGGTTTTATCTTCTGGTGGTGACTTCTGGTAAGCTTTTGGTCGATGCTTCCTTCGAAACTTCAG ATGAAGAAATAAGCCATGACGTACCTGTAAAAGTGACTGAAGATGGATCTTTCCTCACAACCAATCTAACAAGTGAGAAACATGAGGAGTTGGTACATTACAGGGTCACCCTTGATGATCGCTATCACTTgttagaaatgaaaagaaattggAATTTCATAAGTCCATCAATGATTgtagaaagaaggaaatacGATAATTTTGAAAGGAAGGCATTGAACAAATTGCGACCAGAATGTTTTTTTCAGGGTAAAGTAAAAGGAAGACAAGATACATCTGTAGCTTTGGCAGCTTGTAATGGATTG gtAGGATTGATCAGAACCGTCCATGGTATATATTATATCGAACCACTTCATACTTTCGATGAAAATTCAATCGAAAAAGGACATAAACATAAGATCACCAAAAGATCTACCCAACCcaaatatcacaaaaataagagacgaaaaaaaagaagaaggttACCCAAGAATTGCGGTACCCgagagaaaaagaaaataacaag ATTACACTGGGAAACAAATAATAGAACACTGACCAAAGGAAAAATGACAGTCAAGAGATACAAGGAACTTTTCAACAGGAGTAGAATGATTCATAAAAGGATACGAAAATCGATCAGTAAACCTCATTATGTAGAAGTACTCTTAGTAGCAGACACCAGTATGGTTCTTTTTCACGAGGAATGGGATCTAACAACTTACCTCTTAACCATCATGAATATG GTTTCTTCCTTATATATGGACCCTACCATTGGCAACATGATTCACATAGTGGTGGTAAAAATCATCCTCATAGAAGATCCTTTAGCCGAGCCAGATCTAAAAATCGTGCCAAACAGTGATAAGACCCTGAAGAGCTTTTGCCAGTGGCAGAAAAAAATCAACCCTGAAAACGATTCTCACCCCCACCACCATGATGTTGCAGTTCTTGTGACCAGAAAGGACATGTGTTCTTCATCGAACAGTGGGTGCAATACTTTGGGTGTTGCTCAAGTTGGCAGTATATGCAGTAGAGAGGACAACTGCAATGTTAACGAGGATAATGGCATCATATTGGCACACACGATCGCACACGAGATCGGTCATAA TTTGGGTATGTATCATGATAGTGAAAGAATAGGATGCAGAGCTAGAGAAGATGTACAACACATCATGACACCAAGTTTTCAAGCAGAAATGGTTGGGACAGCTTGGTCATATTGCAGTCGGAGAGATTTGACGAACTTTCTTGA AGGTAGAGGTCACTGCCTTCACGACAAACCAGAAGAAGTTGTTGAACTTGGACATCCGGAGCTACCTCCTGGTGCTTTGTATGATGCAAATTACCAGTGTAGACTCCAATTCTCAGTAGAAGCAACTGCGTGTTCTCCAAAAGATGAGATATGTTCTCGTTTGTGGTGTCAGGTGAACAATACTTGTACCACAAAGCTTCTACCAGCTGCTCCAGGAACAAGTTGTGGTAAGCACAAG TGGTGCCAAAACCAAAAATGCGTCGATATAATGGATCCTCCAGCACCTGTGGATGGAGGTTGGGGAGAATGGGGAGCTTGGAGCGAGTGTTCTAGAACTTGCGGAGCAGGTGTTTCGATATCCGAAAGAAAATGCGACCACCCTGTTCCTTCTGATGGTGGAGATTTCTGCTTGGGGTTGCGCAGAAGATACAAAATGTGCAATACCGAACCCTGTTCAAAACGTGCTCCCTCCTTCAGATCAACCCAGTGCTCGTTTTTCAATAACCACACATATGAGGGGAAGAAATATGATTGGCTTCCTTATTTTGAAATGA CTGAACCGTGCAAACTCAACTGCATAGATACGAATAATACAGTTATAATGCCTCTTGGAGATTATGCACAAGATGGTACTCCATGCAAAATAGGCACAAGGGACACTTGTATAAGTGGAGTTTGTCAG AAGGTGGGATGTGATTGGGTTGTCGGATCCAATGCAACAGAAGACGAATGTGGAATCTGCGAAGGAGATAATTCTAAATGCAATATTTTCAAAGGAACGTACACTAAACAGCGAGCTTCTTCAGGATATAGAGAAGTAGTGGTTATTCCTGCTGGAGCAACAAACATAAAAATCATGGAGACGAATTATTCCGACAATTTTATAAGTGTGGGTAGTGCCCTACATAAGAGGTTTTACCTCAATGGGAAAAA TCACATATCTTTACCTGGAGAATATACAATTGCAGGAAGTGTATCATTATATGAAAAAACACCAGCAGAAAAGATAACTATACCTGGCCCTATTGAAGAAATGATAGTTGTTCTA GCAGTCTTCGTAGGAAAAGCATACAACCCAGGCATCTACTACCAGTATTCACTTTTCAAACCAGAATTAATTAGGGATGTTCAATATAATTGGTCATACACAGAATGGTCTCAATGTTCTGTAACATGTGGAGGAGGTATTCAAGAAAAAGAACCTATGTGTAAGGAATACATCGCTTCCTCTGATCAATATGTATTAGACGGTATAGCCACACCAGTCGATGAATTCTACTGTGAACCAAATGAAAAGCCAAAAAAATTGACAAGAACATGTAATGATTGGCTGTGTCAGACACACTGGTGGGTTGGACCTTGGCAATCGTGTCCAGTTACTTGCATAGATAAA aaacaaccAACCCGTAAGAGGAGTGTAATGTGTGTGGATGGGCAAGATGTGGCACTTCCGGATAATTTTTGTGACAGGAAAATAAAACCTTTGGAATATGGACCTTGTGAAACCATTTCAGTTTgtgattga